From one Leptospira andrefontaineae genomic stretch:
- a CDS encoding HAD family hydrolase: MDWNPKRVRALAFDVDGTLFSSEGIILETYAEAIRRFSVNSQIPLEVPDRERIMLEIGKPVKTIFLNLVPQLKESERDQISDSVLELLVSKIRHGEGEFYPKVKETVTSLKNKGYQILAASNGRMPYVKTILEVSGILPLFDPIVVLDNEKIKTKPDIVAKYIRDYSYSPEEILMIGDRSSDHEAARKNGCPFAFCAYGHAPDGEIPDWEVSLAQLEDLYRIF; this comes from the coding sequence ATGGATTGGAATCCCAAACGGGTCCGCGCACTTGCCTTCGATGTGGACGGAACCCTATTTTCTTCTGAAGGAATCATCTTAGAAACCTACGCGGAAGCAATCCGCAGATTTTCGGTCAATTCCCAGATCCCACTCGAGGTCCCTGACAGAGAAAGGATCATGTTGGAAATCGGAAAACCGGTCAAAACCATCTTCTTGAACCTGGTTCCACAGCTCAAAGAGTCCGAAAGAGACCAGATCTCGGACTCAGTCCTCGAACTTTTAGTGTCTAAGATCCGACATGGAGAAGGTGAATTCTACCCTAAGGTTAAAGAGACTGTTACCTCCCTCAAAAATAAAGGGTATCAGATCTTGGCCGCTTCTAATGGTAGAATGCCCTATGTGAAAACCATCCTGGAAGTTTCCGGAATTCTGCCCTTATTTGACCCGATTGTAGTCCTGGACAATGAGAAGATCAAAACCAAGCCGGACATCGTCGCAAAATATATCCGAGATTATTCTTATTCCCCGGAAGAGATCTTGATGATCGGGGACAGAAGTTCCGACCACGAGGCTGCCCGCAAAAATGGGTGCCCTTTTGCATTCTGCGCTTATGGCCACGCCCCAGACGGAGAAATCCCGGATTGGGAAGTGAGTCTGGCACAATTAGAAGACCTATACCGCATATTCTAA